One segment of Micromonospora sp. M71_S20 DNA contains the following:
- a CDS encoding DUF4127 family protein — translation MSGVVAVLPLDDRPVTYRQVAELGQLSGATVLLPPREMLGRRGAAGDLPALVGWLEQTAGRSDAVVVSLNQLVHGGYVPSRRTTETMADWLPRLQVLHRLRDTRPDLRIYAHAVLMRTKARNDAGAEPAYWADHGRHFGDLSRELYRAEHGRPDQVADARAAIPAKLITDLVRRRVQLHQLQLHALSMTADGIIDLLAITPEDTTAESMSTSEREWLQAWIGRYGIADRALCYPGADEVGSVLLGRAVLGAAGRPAPTALVLCAVDGGLDRIAAYEDVPVGQTIAAQLDASGLRRACSVDEADLVVAVHPPGLPERDWFHPSAGQAAAQDRRAAAQALADQVAELVGHGHRVVVADVADANGSDPALVEALRARLPLDRLAGYAGWNTAGNSIGSALAQGCATMTGADVPGIARRRVLTRRFLDDWAYQTQGRALLRPTATTHPSALSAEPDGTMLAVEALLAERLAELPGLAGACRLRPGSVDLPWGRSFEVDFELDTAEEHDG, via the coding sequence TTGAGCGGCGTCGTGGCCGTGCTGCCGCTGGACGACCGGCCAGTCACCTACCGGCAGGTCGCCGAGCTGGGACAGCTGTCAGGCGCCACCGTGCTCCTGCCTCCCCGGGAGATGCTCGGACGCCGGGGCGCGGCCGGGGACCTGCCCGCACTGGTCGGATGGCTCGAGCAGACCGCCGGCCGCAGCGATGCCGTCGTGGTCAGCCTCAACCAGCTCGTCCACGGGGGATATGTGCCCTCGCGCCGGACCACCGAGACGATGGCCGACTGGCTGCCCCGCCTGCAGGTCCTGCACCGGCTGCGCGACACCCGTCCGGACCTGCGGATCTACGCCCACGCGGTGCTGATGCGGACCAAGGCCCGCAATGACGCCGGCGCGGAGCCCGCCTACTGGGCCGACCACGGTCGCCACTTCGGCGACCTATCCCGCGAGCTCTACCGGGCCGAGCACGGCCGGCCGGACCAGGTCGCCGACGCCCGCGCGGCGATCCCCGCCAAACTGATCACCGATCTGGTCCGCCGCCGCGTGCAGCTGCACCAGCTGCAGCTGCACGCGCTGTCGATGACCGCCGACGGCATCATCGACCTGCTGGCCATCACCCCCGAGGACACCACCGCCGAGTCGATGTCGACGAGCGAGCGGGAATGGCTGCAGGCGTGGATCGGCCGCTATGGCATCGCCGACCGGGCGCTGTGCTATCCAGGCGCCGACGAGGTCGGCTCGGTGCTGCTGGGCCGGGCCGTGCTGGGCGCCGCGGGCCGACCGGCGCCCACCGCGCTGGTGCTGTGCGCGGTCGACGGCGGCCTGGACCGGATCGCCGCGTATGAGGACGTGCCGGTGGGGCAGACCATCGCGGCCCAGTTGGACGCGTCGGGCCTGCGTCGGGCCTGCTCGGTGGACGAGGCTGACCTCGTCGTCGCGGTGCACCCGCCCGGCCTGCCAGAGCGCGACTGGTTCCACCCGAGCGCCGGGCAGGCCGCGGCACAGGACCGCAGGGCCGCCGCCCAGGCACTCGCCGACCAGGTTGCCGAGCTGGTCGGACACGGCCACCGGGTAGTCGTCGCCGACGTCGCTGACGCGAACGGGTCAGACCCGGCCCTGGTCGAGGCGCTGCGCGCCAGGCTGCCGCTCGACCGGCTGGCCGGATACGCGGGCTGGAACACCGCCGGCAACAGCATCGGCAGCGCGCTGGCCCAGGGCTGCGCGACGATGACCGGTGCGGACGTACCCGGCATCGCCCGCAGGCGGGTGCTGACCCGCCGGTTCCTCGACGACTGGGCATACCAGACGCAGGGCCGGGCGCTGCTGCGCCCCACCGCGACCACGCACCCGTCGGCGCTGTCGGCCGAGCCCGACGGCACCATGCTCGCCGTCGAGGCGCTGCTTGCCGAGCGGCTGGCCGAGCTACCCGGCCTGGCCGGTGCCTGCCGGCTACGTCCCGGCAGCGTCGACCTACCGTGGGGGCGATCGTTCGAAGTGGACTTCGAACTGGACACGGCGGAGGAACACGATGGCTGA
- a CDS encoding LacI family DNA-binding transcriptional regulator codes for MADNSWRRPRQADIARLAGVSQATVSYVVNGRTDGPAIPDQTRDRVLAAARELGYVANPSARSLAGGANRLIGVYTFESMFPMDHHDFYYPFLVGIEAEAEAQGYDLVLFTSATTADGRRSIFRGHTSRLGLADGCVLLGKNADRDELVQLRDDRYPFTYVGRREIPGGRISYVAADYAAATGRVVDHLVKLGHRRLAQLGPRTPGEYSADRDSGLREASARHGLDGTGLDCPIDDAGPGTDDVRRLLAAGATAFVVHEPAAALRVRAILGELGLRVPADCSLAVLNDPPGGIPEAADLTCFQIPRRGMGSRAVRLLLKQINDPRNAKPHTAVLRCTFVPGRTSGPAPAVSLKGMT; via the coding sequence ATGGCTGACAACTCATGGCGCAGACCCCGCCAGGCCGACATCGCCCGGCTCGCCGGCGTCTCACAGGCGACCGTGTCGTATGTGGTCAACGGCCGCACCGACGGCCCGGCGATTCCGGACCAGACCCGGGACCGGGTCCTGGCAGCCGCGCGTGAGCTGGGCTACGTCGCCAACCCGTCGGCCCGCAGCCTCGCCGGTGGCGCCAACCGTCTAATCGGCGTCTACACGTTCGAGTCGATGTTCCCGATGGACCACCACGACTTCTACTACCCGTTCCTCGTCGGGATCGAAGCCGAAGCCGAGGCGCAGGGCTACGACCTCGTGCTGTTCACCAGCGCCACCACCGCCGACGGTCGCAGGTCCATCTTCCGGGGGCACACCAGCCGGCTCGGCCTGGCCGACGGCTGCGTGCTGCTGGGCAAGAACGCCGACCGCGACGAACTGGTCCAGCTGCGCGACGACCGCTACCCGTTCACCTACGTCGGGCGGCGCGAGATCCCCGGCGGCAGAATCAGCTACGTCGCGGCCGACTACGCAGCAGCCACCGGCCGGGTCGTGGACCACCTGGTGAAACTCGGGCACCGGCGGCTCGCCCAGCTGGGCCCGCGCACGCCAGGCGAGTACTCCGCGGACCGGGACAGTGGCCTGCGGGAGGCGTCCGCGCGCCACGGCCTCGACGGCACCGGCCTGGACTGCCCGATCGACGACGCCGGGCCGGGCACCGACGACGTGCGCCGGCTGCTGGCCGCCGGTGCCACCGCCTTCGTCGTCCACGAACCAGCTGCGGCGCTGCGGGTCCGGGCCATCCTGGGCGAGTTGGGCCTGCGGGTGCCGGCCGACTGCTCGCTCGCGGTGCTGAACGACCCGCCGGGCGGCATCCCGGAGGCCGCCGACCTGACCTGCTTCCAGATCCCCCGCCGCGGCATGGGGTCCAGGGCGGTCCGCCTGCTGCTTAAGCAAATCAACGACCCCCGCAACGCGAAACCGCACACCGCTGTCCTTCGCTGCACGTTCGTGCCCGGCCGCACCAGCGGCCCCGCGCCCGCAGTGAGCCTGAAAGGAATGACATGA
- a CDS encoding FAD-dependent oxidoreductase, producing MTDSHVDVLVVGGGLGGVAGALAALRRGASVLLSEEYGWLGGQLTTQAVPPDEHPWIESFGSSASYRALRDGIREHYRRWYPLRAESARDPYLNPGGGRVSRLCAEPAVGAAVLDAMLTPWISAGRLTVLRHHRPVAAQTDGDRVTAVVLRDLQTGDERVITSRYVLDATETGEMLPLTGTEYVTGFESQADTGEPSAPRQAQPMNIQAVSVCFAVEHLAGQNHTIDKPADYAYWRDFRPDYWPGPQLGWTAPHPHTRAPRTYEFAPNPDDRPGTIIADQSRDPGADELWTFRRILARNHFRPGAYASDISMVNWPLIDYVGGPLFEVPADEADGHLAAARQQSLSLLFWMQTEAPRPDGGTGWPGLRLRPDVMGTADGLAMAPYHRESRRILAQYRVVEQDLAMSARGEAGAVAYPDSVGVGSYRIDLHPSTGGDNYIDVPAWPFQIPLRSLVPQRVRNLLAAAKNIGTTHITNGCYRLHPVEWAAGEAAGALAAFCLANRLEPQQVTGSPGSVVDFQRNLESDGIEITWPQIRPY from the coding sequence ATGACCGACTCCCACGTAGACGTCCTGGTGGTGGGCGGAGGTCTCGGCGGCGTCGCCGGCGCCCTGGCCGCACTGCGCCGAGGCGCGTCCGTCCTGCTCAGCGAAGAGTACGGCTGGCTCGGCGGGCAGCTCACCACGCAGGCGGTGCCGCCGGACGAGCACCCGTGGATCGAGTCGTTCGGGTCCAGCGCCAGCTACCGCGCGCTGCGCGACGGCATTCGCGAGCACTACCGGCGCTGGTACCCGCTACGCGCCGAGTCGGCCCGCGACCCTTACCTCAATCCTGGCGGCGGCCGCGTCAGCCGGCTGTGCGCCGAACCGGCCGTCGGCGCCGCGGTCCTCGACGCCATGCTGACGCCCTGGATCAGCGCCGGCCGGCTCACCGTGCTGCGCCACCACCGACCGGTCGCGGCGCAGACCGACGGCGACCGGGTCACCGCCGTCGTGCTGCGCGACCTGCAGACCGGCGACGAACGCGTTATCACCAGCCGGTACGTGCTGGACGCCACCGAGACCGGTGAGATGCTTCCGCTGACCGGGACCGAGTACGTCACCGGGTTCGAGTCGCAGGCGGACACCGGCGAGCCCAGCGCCCCGCGGCAGGCCCAGCCGATGAACATCCAGGCAGTGTCGGTCTGCTTCGCCGTCGAGCACCTCGCCGGCCAAAACCACACCATCGACAAACCCGCCGACTACGCGTACTGGCGTGACTTCCGGCCGGACTACTGGCCCGGCCCGCAGCTCGGCTGGACCGCCCCGCACCCGCACACCCGCGCACCGCGGACCTACGAGTTCGCTCCCAACCCCGACGACCGCCCCGGCACGATCATCGCAGACCAGAGCCGCGACCCCGGCGCCGACGAGCTGTGGACGTTCCGCCGCATCCTCGCCCGCAACCACTTCCGGCCCGGCGCGTACGCCAGCGACATCTCCATGGTCAACTGGCCGCTGATCGACTACGTCGGCGGTCCGCTGTTCGAGGTGCCGGCCGACGAGGCGGACGGGCACCTGGCCGCAGCCCGCCAGCAGAGCCTGAGCCTGCTGTTCTGGATGCAGACCGAAGCCCCTCGCCCCGACGGCGGCACCGGCTGGCCCGGACTGCGGCTGCGGCCCGACGTCATGGGCACCGCCGACGGCCTGGCGATGGCCCCGTACCACCGCGAGTCCCGTCGGATCCTCGCCCAGTACCGGGTGGTCGAACAGGATCTGGCAATGTCGGCCCGGGGCGAGGCTGGCGCGGTCGCCTATCCCGACTCGGTCGGTGTCGGTTCGTACCGCATCGACCTGCACCCCTCCACCGGCGGCGACAACTACATCGACGTCCCCGCCTGGCCGTTCCAGATCCCGCTGCGTTCGCTGGTTCCGCAACGGGTCCGCAACCTGCTCGCCGCGGCGAAGAACATCGGCACCACCCACATCACCAACGGCTGCTACCGGCTGCACCCGGTCGAGTGGGCGGCGGGAGAGGCCGCCGGCGCTCTCGCGGCCTTCTGCCTGGCCAATCGACTCGAACCGCAGCAGGTCACGGGGTCGCCCGGCAGCGTCGTCGACTTCCAGCGCAACCTAGAAAGCGACGGTATCGAGATCACCTGGCCGCAGATCCGCCCCTACTGA